A stretch of the Halomonas sp. BDJS001 genome encodes the following:
- the greB gene encoding transcription elongation factor GreB translates to MKGRNMTRWRDPAKDPRQAPKSNLITPEGAARLRAILDHLSRVKRPAISAKVGEAAAQGDRSENADYTYNKKELNRVIARITYLTKRLDELQIVDRLPADTSKVFFGAYVSLEDENGGEVHLRIVGHDEIDTKKRWISIDAPMAKALLGKQVGDEAKVLTPNGDTFYTITTIDYTA, encoded by the coding sequence ATGAAAGGCCGCAACATGACCCGCTGGCGCGATCCAGCCAAAGATCCGCGTCAAGCCCCTAAGAGCAACCTGATTACCCCAGAAGGGGCGGCTCGCTTGCGCGCTATTTTGGATCACCTGTCGCGGGTCAAACGTCCGGCTATTTCTGCCAAGGTCGGCGAAGCAGCCGCCCAGGGCGACCGCAGTGAAAATGCCGATTACACCTATAACAAAAAAGAGCTGAACCGCGTTATCGCCCGCATCACTTACCTGACAAAACGTTTGGATGAATTGCAAATCGTTGATCGCCTTCCCGCCGACACCAGCAAAGTGTTCTTCGGCGCCTATGTCAGCCTTGAGGATGAAAATGGCGGTGAGGTGCACCTCAGAATCGTTGGCCACGACGAAATCGATACCAAAAAGCGCTGGATCAGTATCGATGCCCCCATGGCCAAAGCACTGCTCGGCAAACAGGTGGGTGATGAAGCTAAAGTGCTCACGCCTAACGGTGATACGTTTTATACCATTACCACCATTGATTACACCGCCTAA